A single window of Arcobacter venerupis DNA harbors:
- a CDS encoding carboxylate--amine ligase, producing the protein MNNDLKQPTKEYKIEIINKDNFDINLLFKWFYEVLNLEKEEIYDDKIKNICDFALILNRKLSQTSLIPIFYKGKITDIRIDDKKIIFVLSLSYVDLIPQEFYYKIVEFSFRYIFWMMENEPIFENIQVFSTACINEIINPIASNLAPGKSRIPVLQEVFNKNIPFIHLGYGIYQIGWGSNSRKIDRSTIDSDSSMGLHLSQNKITTVNLLKMAGFPYPIQSAVKTKEELINIIKKFNFPVVLKPIDLDRGEGVTVNIYDYNKLFSAFNEAMFLSKNKLVIVEKQVPGVCHRLFISNNELLYCVKRLPICIKANGKNTIEELIDNANDKESKKIFWTEKEFFPKDSFTLEVLKKAGYSLNSIPKKNIWIELRDIESTKWGGRDENMTDLVHPDNLDIAIRATKVFGLNVAGVDIITTDISKSWLETNAIINEINYAPLLGGAEISKRYIPTFINKFIEKDGRIPIEIFIGNTKETFDNAKKKSQEYLSLGFKSYLTSHNISLDNKLNEIKFLHKSISNRVQALLLNSNVEALIIVVQNSEFLYNFFPIDKILKMNIISNEVVDIKTNKDLSEEKFKLLIDKLS; encoded by the coding sequence ATGAATAATGATTTAAAACAACCAACAAAAGAGTATAAAATTGAAATAATAAATAAAGATAATTTCGATATTAATTTATTATTTAAATGGTTTTATGAAGTTTTAAATCTTGAAAAAGAAGAAATCTATGATGATAAAATTAAAAATATTTGTGATTTTGCATTAATTTTAAATAGAAAATTATCACAAACTTCTTTGATTCCTATTTTTTATAAAGGAAAAATAACAGATATTCGGATTGATGATAAAAAGATTATTTTTGTTTTATCTTTATCTTATGTGGATTTAATTCCTCAAGAATTTTATTATAAGATTGTTGAGTTCTCTTTTAGATATATATTTTGGATGATGGAAAATGAACCAATTTTTGAAAATATACAAGTATTTTCAACTGCTTGTATAAATGAAATAATAAATCCAATTGCAAGTAACTTAGCACCTGGAAAATCAAGAATACCTGTGTTGCAGGAAGTTTTTAATAAAAATATTCCATTTATTCATCTAGGTTATGGAATATACCAAATAGGTTGGGGAAGTAATAGTAGAAAAATAGATAGAAGTACAATTGATTCTGATAGTTCTATGGGATTGCATTTATCTCAGAATAAAATTACAACAGTTAATTTGCTAAAAATGGCAGGTTTTCCATATCCTATTCAATCTGCAGTAAAAACAAAAGAAGAATTAATAAATATTATTAAAAAATTCAATTTTCCAGTTGTTTTAAAACCTATTGATTTAGACAGAGGGGAGGGTGTAACTGTTAATATTTATGATTACAATAAACTTTTTTCAGCTTTTAATGAAGCTATGTTTTTATCAAAAAATAAATTAGTAATTGTTGAGAAACAAGTACCAGGAGTTTGTCATAGATTATTCATATCTAATAATGAACTATTGTATTGTGTAAAAAGATTGCCAATTTGTATAAAAGCAAATGGGAAAAATACAATAGAAGAGTTAATTGATAATGCAAATGATAAAGAATCAAAAAAGATTTTTTGGACTGAAAAAGAATTTTTCCCAAAAGACTCTTTTACTTTAGAAGTTTTGAAAAAAGCTGGATATAGTTTAAACTCAATTCCTAAAAAAAATATTTGGATTGAATTAAGAGATATTGAATCAACAAAATGGGGTGGTAGAGATGAAAATATGACAGACTTAGTCCATCCTGATAATTTAGATATAGCAATAAGGGCTACAAAAGTATTTGGTTTAAATGTTGCAGGAGTAGATATTATAACAACAGATATATCAAAATCTTGGCTTGAAACAAATGCAATAATAAATGAGATAAATTATGCGCCACTTTTAGGTGGAGCAGAAATATCAAAAAGATATATACCAACTTTCATTAATAAATTTATAGAAAAAGATGGAAGAATTCCTATTGAAATTTTTATTGGAAATACTAAAGAAACTTTTGATAATGCAAAAAAGAAATCTCAAGAATATTTAAGTTTAGGTTTTAAATCATATTTAACAAGTCATAATATAAGCTTAGATAATAAATTAAATGAAATAAAGTTTTTACACAAAAGTATTTCTAATAGAGTTCAAGCTTTATTATTAAATTCGAATGTTGAAGCTTTGATTATTGTAGTTCAAAATAGTGAGTTTTTATACAACTTTTTTCCAATTGATAAAATATTAAAAATGAATATTATTTCTAATGAAGTAGTTGATATAAAAACCAATAAAGATTTAAGTGAAGAAAAATTTAAACTTTTAATTGATAAATTATCTTAA
- a CDS encoding J domain-containing protein, producing MPNNTIVYIFNRLIRLSILFFILYLIFTNFGTFLMIIGIIFVIISFVIYNFRKKMKSHTYSFKFDSSHFQNGQNFNFKDFNNFNQSDFQGFANAPRVDEIAKAKDFFGFTHSPTKEEIKKRYKELAHKYHPDINNGEDAKMKELNHYRDVLMKTVK from the coding sequence ATGCCCAATAACACTATTGTTTATATTTTTAATAGACTAATTAGATTATCAATTCTATTTTTTATTTTATATCTTATATTTACCAACTTTGGAACTTTTTTGATGATTATAGGAATCATCTTTGTGATTATAAGTTTTGTGATTTATAATTTTAGAAAAAAAATGAAAAGCCATACTTACAGCTTCAAATTTGATAGTTCACACTTCCAAAATGGTCAAAATTTTAATTTTAAAGATTTTAATAATTTTAATCAATCGGATTTTCAAGGTTTTGCAAATGCTCCAAGAGTTGATGAAATTGCAAAAGCAAAAGATTTTTTTGGATTTACGCACTCACCAACAAAAGAAGAGATAAAAAAAAGATACAAAGAATTAGCACATAAATATCATCCAGATATTAACAATGGTGAAGATGCAAAAATGAAAGAATTAAATCATTATAGAGATGTTTTGATGAAAACTGTAAAGTAA
- a CDS encoding ABC transporter substrate-binding protein yields MQVTKKIFFIIFFVLNAYSNENILDEIKSNNKIKVCIWPEYYGISFLDQRTQQFSGIDSDLAQELAKDLKVNLEFVPSSFSTLIDDINNNACNIAMFAIADTAQRKEKIRFTTAHLSSDVYAITTKNNRRIQNWDDLDKKGNIIAVAKGTYHETIMKDKLENAQLIVLDKMHKREDEVQAGRADAFMTDYPFAKRMLTKTDWAKLIEPKETYFKTDYAWAMKYGDDEFYNKVEEFIKNIKEDGRLLAIAKKNALEPIIKLK; encoded by the coding sequence ATGCAGGTTACTAAAAAAATATTTTTTATAATATTTTTCGTTTTAAATGCTTATTCAAATGAAAATATTCTTGATGAAATAAAATCAAATAATAAAATCAAAGTTTGCATTTGGCCTGAATATTATGGAATTTCATTTTTAGACCAAAGAACACAACAATTTTCAGGAATTGATAGTGATTTAGCGCAAGAATTAGCAAAAGATTTAAAAGTAAATTTAGAGTTTGTCCCTAGTTCATTTTCAACTTTAATTGATGATATAAACAATAACGCATGTAATATTGCAATGTTTGCAATAGCAGATACAGCCCAAAGAAAAGAAAAAATTAGATTTACAACAGCACATTTATCAAGTGATGTTTATGCAATTACTACAAAAAATAATAGAAGAATTCAAAATTGGGATGATTTAGATAAAAAAGGGAATATTATTGCCGTTGCAAAAGGTACTTATCATGAAACAATAATGAAAGATAAATTAGAAAATGCTCAACTTATTGTACTTGATAAAATGCACAAAAGAGAAGATGAAGTTCAAGCAGGTCGTGCTGATGCTTTTATGACAGATTATCCTTTTGCAAAAAGAATGTTAACAAAAACTGATTGGGCAAAGTTAATAGAACCAAAAGAAACTTATTTTAAAACAGATTACGCATGGGCAATGAAATATGGTGATGATGAATTTTATAATAAAGTTGAAGAATTTATAAAAAATATTAAAGAAGATGGAAGACTTCTTGCTATTGCTAAAAAAAATGCTTTAGAACCAATTATTAAGTTAAAGTAG